In Gadus macrocephalus chromosome 11, ASM3116895v1, a single genomic region encodes these proteins:
- the pex5 gene encoding peroxisomal biogenesis factor 5 isoform X2 — MAMRELVEPECGGANPLMKLTSHMTQEGAAWRHRSTPTIPPTPIEIATEEELVNEFMQAPPRPPQTFDMGQLLEEMQQIDQQSYRQAPQRAPGVAALALSGDWASEFLSGGDSASAASGMAVLGDASDADWTREFIAEAADPGRWAEEYLEQSEEKLWLGDLGDKDQAWAKEYQPGEELKQTANELVSKVDDPKLQNTEVSAEAWVDEFATSGPDFQQAKAAVESDVDFWEKLQQEWEEMAKRDAESHPWLSDFDQLLSTSYDKGYQFEEDNPYLSHQDPLSEGLKRMEAGDIPGAVRLFESAVRKEPENQLAWQYLGTCQAENEQEFAAISALRRCIELKKDNLTALMALAVSFTNESLHRQACESLLDWLRHNPKYRSVQEQSERERRERDGAQEQELRRERFGSLLPESLFTEVQSMFLRAANADPARVDPQLQCGLGVLFNLSGEYDKAVDCFTAALSVTPQDYLLWNKLGATLANSSRSEEAVAAYRTALELQPGFIRSRYNLGISCVNLGAHREAVEHFLEALSLQRHASSGAAGAGATPRPVGSAASVMSDNIWSTLRMALSMMGESGLYSAADNRDLDTLLAHFCQREGEGGGPE, encoded by the exons ATTCCCCCAACACCCATCGAAATCGCCACTGAAGAAGAG CTGGTGAATGAGTTCATGCAGGCCCCACCAAGGCCTCCCCAGACCTTTGACATGGGCCAGTTGCTGGAGGAGATGCAGCAGATAGACCAGCAGAGCTACCGACAGGCTCCACAGAGAG CTCCTGGGGTAGCAGCGTTGGCCCTGTCCGGCGACTGGGCGTCCGAGTTCCTGTCAGGCGGTGACTCCGCCTCCGCGGCCTCAGGGATGGCCGTGCTCGGTGACGCGTCAGACGCTGACTGGACCAGAGAGTTCATCGCCGAAGCCGCAG ATCCCGGGCGCTGGGCAGAGGAGTACCTGGAGCAGTCGGAGGAGAAGCTGTGGCTGGGAGACCTTGGAGACAAGGACCAGGCGTG GGCGAAAGAGTACCAACCAGGAGAAGAGTTGAAGCAAACAGCCAATGAGCTCGTCTCAAAGGTTGACGACCCCAAGTTGCAGAACACAGAG GTGTCGGCTGAGGCCTGGGTGGATGAGTTTGCTACGTCGGGGCCAGATTTCCAGCAGGCTAAAGCTGCGGTAGAG AGCGACGTGGACTTCTGGGAGAAGCTGCAGCaggagtgggaggagatggCGAAGAGGGACGCAGAGAGCCACCCCTGGTTGTCTGACTTCGACCAGCTCCTCAGCACCAGCTACGACAAG GGTTACCAGTTTGAGGAGGACAACCCCTACCTGAGCCACCAGGACCCCCTCTCGGAGGGGCTGAAGAGGATGGAGGCGGGGGACATCCCTGGGGCCGTACGCTTGTTTGAAAGCGCTGTGCGGAAGGAACCAGAGAACCAGCTG GCGTGGCAATATCTGGGAACCTGTCAGGCTGAGAACGAGCAAGAATTTGCTGCCATCAGTGCCCTCCGCAG ATGCATAGAGCTGAAGAAGGACAACCTGACCGCTCTCATGGCTCTGGCCGTCAGCTTCACCAACGAGTCACTGCACAGGCAGGCCTGTGAGAGCCTCCTTGATTGGCTGAGACACAACCCAAAGTACCGCTCTGTGCAGGAGCAGAGCGAGCGGGagcggagggagagggacggagcCCAGGAGCAGGAGTTGCGGAGGGAGAGGTTCGGCTCCCTGCTGCCCGA GTCCCTGTTCACGGAGGTCCAGTCCATGTTCCTCCGAGCCGCTAACGCCGACCCTGCGCGGGTGGACCCCCAGCTGCAGTGTGGCCTGGGGGTCCTCTTCAACCTGAGTGGAGAGTACGACAAGGCTGTGGACTGCTTCACCGCCGCCCTCTCCGTCACGCCCCAG GACTACCTGCTCTGGAACAAGCTGGGCGCCACGCTGGCCAACAGCAGCCGCTCAGAGGAGGCCGTGGCCGCCTACAGGACGGCCCTGGAACTGCAGCCCGGGTTCATCCGCAGCCGCTACAACCTGGGAATCAGCTGTGTCAACTTAGGGGCACACAG GGAGGCGGTGGAGCACTTCCTGGAGGCCCTGTCACTGCAGCGCCATGCGTCGTCgggggcagcgggggcgggCGCCACGCCGCGGCCCGTGGGCTCGGCTGCCAGCGTGATGTCGGACAACATCTGGTCCACGCTGCGCATGGCGCTGAGCATGATGGGGGAGAGCGGGCTGTACTCGGCCGCAGACAACAGGGACTTGGACACGCTGCTGGCCCACTTCTGCcagcgagagggggagggcggggggcccGAATGA
- the pex5 gene encoding peroxisomal biogenesis factor 5 isoform X1, giving the protein MAMRELVEPECGGANPLMKLTSHMTQEGAAWRHRSTPTIPPTPIEIATEEELVNEFMQAPPRPPQTFDMGQLLEEMQQIDQQSYRQAPQRAPGVAALALSGDWASEFLSGGDSASAASGMAVLGDASDADWTREFIAEAADPGRWAEEYLEQSEEKLWLGDLGDKDQAWAKEYQPGEELKQTANELVSKVDDPKLQNTEFLRFIRQIGEGSVTVENKADKQHTDKSQAKEAQHWASNLNQVSAEAWVDEFATSGPDFQQAKAAVESDVDFWEKLQQEWEEMAKRDAESHPWLSDFDQLLSTSYDKGYQFEEDNPYLSHQDPLSEGLKRMEAGDIPGAVRLFESAVRKEPENQLAWQYLGTCQAENEQEFAAISALRRCIELKKDNLTALMALAVSFTNESLHRQACESLLDWLRHNPKYRSVQEQSERERRERDGAQEQELRRERFGSLLPESLFTEVQSMFLRAANADPARVDPQLQCGLGVLFNLSGEYDKAVDCFTAALSVTPQDYLLWNKLGATLANSSRSEEAVAAYRTALELQPGFIRSRYNLGISCVNLGAHREAVEHFLEALSLQRHASSGAAGAGATPRPVGSAASVMSDNIWSTLRMALSMMGESGLYSAADNRDLDTLLAHFCQREGEGGGPE; this is encoded by the exons ATTCCCCCAACACCCATCGAAATCGCCACTGAAGAAGAG CTGGTGAATGAGTTCATGCAGGCCCCACCAAGGCCTCCCCAGACCTTTGACATGGGCCAGTTGCTGGAGGAGATGCAGCAGATAGACCAGCAGAGCTACCGACAGGCTCCACAGAGAG CTCCTGGGGTAGCAGCGTTGGCCCTGTCCGGCGACTGGGCGTCCGAGTTCCTGTCAGGCGGTGACTCCGCCTCCGCGGCCTCAGGGATGGCCGTGCTCGGTGACGCGTCAGACGCTGACTGGACCAGAGAGTTCATCGCCGAAGCCGCAG ATCCCGGGCGCTGGGCAGAGGAGTACCTGGAGCAGTCGGAGGAGAAGCTGTGGCTGGGAGACCTTGGAGACAAGGACCAGGCGTG GGCGAAAGAGTACCAACCAGGAGAAGAGTTGAAGCAAACAGCCAATGAGCTCGTCTCAAAGGTTGACGACCCCAAGTTGCAGAACACAGAG TTCCTGCGGTTCATTAGGCAGATTGGCGAGGGCAGTGTGACTGTGGAGAACAAAGCAGACAAACAGCACACAGATAAATCTCAGGCCAAGGAGGCTCAGCACTGGGCCTCCAACCTCAACCAG GTGTCGGCTGAGGCCTGGGTGGATGAGTTTGCTACGTCGGGGCCAGATTTCCAGCAGGCTAAAGCTGCGGTAGAG AGCGACGTGGACTTCTGGGAGAAGCTGCAGCaggagtgggaggagatggCGAAGAGGGACGCAGAGAGCCACCCCTGGTTGTCTGACTTCGACCAGCTCCTCAGCACCAGCTACGACAAG GGTTACCAGTTTGAGGAGGACAACCCCTACCTGAGCCACCAGGACCCCCTCTCGGAGGGGCTGAAGAGGATGGAGGCGGGGGACATCCCTGGGGCCGTACGCTTGTTTGAAAGCGCTGTGCGGAAGGAACCAGAGAACCAGCTG GCGTGGCAATATCTGGGAACCTGTCAGGCTGAGAACGAGCAAGAATTTGCTGCCATCAGTGCCCTCCGCAG ATGCATAGAGCTGAAGAAGGACAACCTGACCGCTCTCATGGCTCTGGCCGTCAGCTTCACCAACGAGTCACTGCACAGGCAGGCCTGTGAGAGCCTCCTTGATTGGCTGAGACACAACCCAAAGTACCGCTCTGTGCAGGAGCAGAGCGAGCGGGagcggagggagagggacggagcCCAGGAGCAGGAGTTGCGGAGGGAGAGGTTCGGCTCCCTGCTGCCCGA GTCCCTGTTCACGGAGGTCCAGTCCATGTTCCTCCGAGCCGCTAACGCCGACCCTGCGCGGGTGGACCCCCAGCTGCAGTGTGGCCTGGGGGTCCTCTTCAACCTGAGTGGAGAGTACGACAAGGCTGTGGACTGCTTCACCGCCGCCCTCTCCGTCACGCCCCAG GACTACCTGCTCTGGAACAAGCTGGGCGCCACGCTGGCCAACAGCAGCCGCTCAGAGGAGGCCGTGGCCGCCTACAGGACGGCCCTGGAACTGCAGCCCGGGTTCATCCGCAGCCGCTACAACCTGGGAATCAGCTGTGTCAACTTAGGGGCACACAG GGAGGCGGTGGAGCACTTCCTGGAGGCCCTGTCACTGCAGCGCCATGCGTCGTCgggggcagcgggggcgggCGCCACGCCGCGGCCCGTGGGCTCGGCTGCCAGCGTGATGTCGGACAACATCTGGTCCACGCTGCGCATGGCGCTGAGCATGATGGGGGAGAGCGGGCTGTACTCGGCCGCAGACAACAGGGACTTGGACACGCTGCTGGCCCACTTCTGCcagcgagagggggagggcggggggcccGAATGA
- the cdca3 gene encoding cell division cycle-associated protein 3 isoform X2, with translation MGSSESKLSVASTPKPEPEAHRCIQTLRHSEVMDPRSPSTRIDRTPIQVTGPFSKTSVEENNECPQQSFDPRSPTIGVVRTPARNETVDSFACRLGRLFHSEVSDQVPQGNFLPPCLNMEEEEVMEGEGVVGNEQSSGEPLLSRQPSKTLTAMAEHATLLTTPVLPVDCVGSSSPFVILEKAEEEAHMNTEDLSVEEAEEAKESPLHKRLSMSLITCHEGASPAQIFTEVEVHVGPTSPLAKAATTEEHIHSSVVPAVTIDAEAPPCPAQVSSIEVAAVDDAPVVPTSPERPEEAAQAPAGEQPATDAPQCAAATLSLPVASCPAPSRDQPRPCTGIQCPTFDPRSPSQVVFKPQWLGKGFGTAGLRARGVRASKGGSSPLAVRVTVNNVNNENKGKSTKTKQKANGLSEGRSPLQMLKNNSPRDKQSQMRLKASTPERQRPGQVERRALTVALDQENR, from the exons ATGGGATCCAGCGAAAGTAAATTGTCAGTCGCTTCAACGCCAAAACCCGAACCAGAAGCTCACAGATGTATCCAAACGCTCAGACACAGCGAGGTCATGGATCCTCGGTCTCCGTCCACGCGTATCGACCGCACACCTATCCAG GTGACTGGGCCTTTTTCCAAAACATCTGTGGAGGAAAACAATGAGTGTCCACAGCAGTCGTTCGACCCCAGGTCACCTACTATTGGCGTTGTCCGCACTCCTGCTAGAAATG AAACCGTCGACTCCTTTGCTTGTCGCCTGGGCAGGCTTTTCCACAGTGAGGTCTCAGACCAAGTCCCACAGGGGAATTTCCTTCCTCCCTGCCtcaacatggaggaggaggaggttatgGAAGGAGAGGGTGTTGTGGgtaacgaacagagctccggtgaacctctcctctctcgccaGCCCTCAAAAACCTTGACCGCCATGGCCGAGCATGCCACTCTCCTCACCACCCCAGTGCTGCCTGTCGACTGTGTGGGTTCCTCCAGTCCCTTTGTCATCCTGgagaaggcagaggaggaggcccACATGAACACGGAGGACCTGAgtgtggaggaggcggaggaggccaAGGAGTCTCCCCTTCACAAGAGGCTGAGCATGAGTCTGATCACGTGCCACGAGGGAGCCTCGCCGGCTCAGATCTTCACCGAGGTCGAGGTCCACGTCGGCCCAACCTCGCCTCTAGCCAAGGCCGCCACCACAGAGGAGCACATCCACTCCTCCGTGGTCCCTGCCGTTACCATCGACGCTGAAGCCCCGCCCTGCCCCGCCCAGGTTTCCAGTATTGAAGTGGCAGCTGTGGACGACGCCCCTGTCGTACCGACGTCCCCAGAGCGTCCCGAAGAGGCGGCGCAAGCGCCTGCAGGAGAGCAACCGGCAACGGACGCACCGCAGTGTGCCGCCGCTACCCTCTCACTACCAGTGGCGTCGTGCCCGGCCCCGAGCCGTGATCAGCCGCGGCCCTGCACCGGGATCCAGTGCCCCACCTTTGACCCCAGGAGCCCCAGTCAGGTGGTGTTCAAGCCCCAGTGGTTGGGAAAGGGCTTCGGCACCGCGGGCCTCAGAGCCAGGGGAGTGAGGGCGTCAAAGGGGGGCTCCTCGCCCCTGGCGGTCCGTGTGACAGTCAATAACGTCAACAACGAGAACAAGGGAAAGTCCACCAAAACTAAGCAGAAAG CCAATGGACTTTCTGAGGGCCGCTCTCCATTGCAGATGCTTAAGAACAACTCGCCCCGGGACAAGCAGTCTCAG ATGAGGCTGAAGGCGTCCACGCCGGAAAGACAGAGGCCTGGTCAGGTGGAGCGACGGGCCCTGACCGTAGCTCTGGATCAGGAGAACCGATGA
- the cdca3 gene encoding cell division cycle-associated protein 3 isoform X1, producing MGSSESKLSVASTPKPEPEAHRCIQTLRHSEVMDPRSPSTRIDRTPIQVTGPFSKTSVEENNECPQQSFDPRSPTIGVVRTPARNGMRETVDSFACRLGRLFHSEVSDQVPQGNFLPPCLNMEEEEVMEGEGVVGNEQSSGEPLLSRQPSKTLTAMAEHATLLTTPVLPVDCVGSSSPFVILEKAEEEAHMNTEDLSVEEAEEAKESPLHKRLSMSLITCHEGASPAQIFTEVEVHVGPTSPLAKAATTEEHIHSSVVPAVTIDAEAPPCPAQVSSIEVAAVDDAPVVPTSPERPEEAAQAPAGEQPATDAPQCAAATLSLPVASCPAPSRDQPRPCTGIQCPTFDPRSPSQVVFKPQWLGKGFGTAGLRARGVRASKGGSSPLAVRVTVNNVNNENKGKSTKTKQKANGLSEGRSPLQMLKNNSPRDKQSQMRLKASTPERQRPGQVERRALTVALDQENR from the exons ATGGGATCCAGCGAAAGTAAATTGTCAGTCGCTTCAACGCCAAAACCCGAACCAGAAGCTCACAGATGTATCCAAACGCTCAGACACAGCGAGGTCATGGATCCTCGGTCTCCGTCCACGCGTATCGACCGCACACCTATCCAG GTGACTGGGCCTTTTTCCAAAACATCTGTGGAGGAAAACAATGAGTGTCCACAGCAGTCGTTCGACCCCAGGTCACCTACTATTGGCGTTGTCCGCACTCCTGCTAGAAATGGTATGAGAG AAACCGTCGACTCCTTTGCTTGTCGCCTGGGCAGGCTTTTCCACAGTGAGGTCTCAGACCAAGTCCCACAGGGGAATTTCCTTCCTCCCTGCCtcaacatggaggaggaggaggttatgGAAGGAGAGGGTGTTGTGGgtaacgaacagagctccggtgaacctctcctctctcgccaGCCCTCAAAAACCTTGACCGCCATGGCCGAGCATGCCACTCTCCTCACCACCCCAGTGCTGCCTGTCGACTGTGTGGGTTCCTCCAGTCCCTTTGTCATCCTGgagaaggcagaggaggaggcccACATGAACACGGAGGACCTGAgtgtggaggaggcggaggaggccaAGGAGTCTCCCCTTCACAAGAGGCTGAGCATGAGTCTGATCACGTGCCACGAGGGAGCCTCGCCGGCTCAGATCTTCACCGAGGTCGAGGTCCACGTCGGCCCAACCTCGCCTCTAGCCAAGGCCGCCACCACAGAGGAGCACATCCACTCCTCCGTGGTCCCTGCCGTTACCATCGACGCTGAAGCCCCGCCCTGCCCCGCCCAGGTTTCCAGTATTGAAGTGGCAGCTGTGGACGACGCCCCTGTCGTACCGACGTCCCCAGAGCGTCCCGAAGAGGCGGCGCAAGCGCCTGCAGGAGAGCAACCGGCAACGGACGCACCGCAGTGTGCCGCCGCTACCCTCTCACTACCAGTGGCGTCGTGCCCGGCCCCGAGCCGTGATCAGCCGCGGCCCTGCACCGGGATCCAGTGCCCCACCTTTGACCCCAGGAGCCCCAGTCAGGTGGTGTTCAAGCCCCAGTGGTTGGGAAAGGGCTTCGGCACCGCGGGCCTCAGAGCCAGGGGAGTGAGGGCGTCAAAGGGGGGCTCCTCGCCCCTGGCGGTCCGTGTGACAGTCAATAACGTCAACAACGAGAACAAGGGAAAGTCCACCAAAACTAAGCAGAAAG CCAATGGACTTTCTGAGGGCCGCTCTCCATTGCAGATGCTTAAGAACAACTCGCCCCGGGACAAGCAGTCTCAG ATGAGGCTGAAGGCGTCCACGCCGGAAAGACAGAGGCCTGGTCAGGTGGAGCGACGGGCCCTGACCGTAGCTCTGGATCAGGAGAACCGATGA
- the gnb3a gene encoding guanine nucleotide-binding protein G(I)/G(S)/G(T) subunit beta-3a, producing MGELEEMRKEAENIKDQITEVRKGFQDTSLQEATASVTVVSRVQLKTRKTLRGHLAKIYAMHWGTESKLCVSASQDGKLIVWDTITTNKVSAIPLKSSWVMTCAYAPSGNMVACGGLDNMCSIYNLKGKDGNVKVMRELAAHTGYLSCCRFISDSEIITSSGDCTCVLWDIETGTQKTVFAGHLGDAMSLAVSPDFNQFISGACDYTAKLWDIREGVCRQTFSGHESDINSIGFFPNGNAVITGSDDGTCKMYDIRADQELITYQDSSIMCGVTSLAPSRSGRLLLAGYDDFNVNIWDTLKAERVGVLAGHDNRVSCIGVSTDGMACCTGSWDNFLKIWN from the exons ATGGGTGAACTAGAGGAAATGAGAAAAGAGGCAGAAAACATAAAAGATCAGATCACT GAGGTCCGTAAGGGCTTTCAGGACACCTCCCTGCAGGAGGCCACAGCGTCGGTCACCGTGGTGAGCCGGGTCCAGCTGAAGACCAGGAAGACCCTCAGGGGTCACCTGGCCAAGATCTACGCCATGCACTGGGGCACAGAGTCCAA gctgtgtgtgagtgcttccCAAGATGGTAAACTCATCGTGTGGGACACCATTACTACCAACAAG GTGAGCGCCATCCCTCTGAAGTCCTCATGGGTCATGACCTGTGCCTATGCCCCCTCTGGGAACATGGTGGCCTGTGGCGGTCTGGACAACATGTGCTCCATCTACAACCTCAAGGGCAAGGACGGCAACGTGAAGGTCATGCGCGAGCTGGCTGCCCACACCG GTTACCTTTCCTGCTGCCGTTTCATCAGTGACAGCGAGATCATCACCAGCTCAGGGGACTGCACTTG CGTGCTGTGGGACATCGAGACCGGCACGCAGAAGACGGTGTTTGCTGGTCACCTGGGGGATGCCATGTCTCTTGCCGTGTCCCCGGACTTTAACCAGTTCATCTCCGGGGCGTGCGACTACACCGCCAAGCTGTGGGACATCCGAGAGGGTGTGTGCAGACAGACCTTCTCAGGCCACGAGAGCGACATCAACTCCATCGGG TTCTTCCCCAACGGAAACGCTGTGATCACGGGGTCTGACGACGGCACCTGTAAGATGTATGACATCCGGGCAGACCAGGAGCTCATCACCTACCAGGACTCAAGCATCATGTGCGGGGTCACCTCCCTAGCCCCGTCCCGGTCCGGGCGCCTGCTGCTGGCCGGCTACGACGATTTCAACGTCAACATCTGGGACACCCTGAAGGCggagagagtgg GCGTGTTGGCCGGTCACGACAACAGAGTGAGCTGCATCGGAGTGTCCACAGATGGGATGGCGTGTTGCACGGGCTCATGGGACAACTTCCTCAAGATATGGAACTGA
- the p3h3 gene encoding LOW QUALITY PROTEIN: prolyl 3-hydroxylase 3 (The sequence of the model RefSeq protein was modified relative to this genomic sequence to represent the inferred CDS: inserted 4 bases in 4 codons; deleted 1 base in 1 codon), with product MALDANHFAVYVAMQSIILSFSTLILTASGSSFTSSMGPLLPYDLLYYSGVRAYFQEDWDKAAELLEKSIANKESMRRLRRKCHEDCFDAGTDMLAKLDSEGGSLWDLQALEWVQQRAECLRFCVGRSVSPAGLLPVSIDIDYEFSTRNPYNFLQVIYYKLEKLQKAASAAHTFFVANPSHLEMRNNIEKYRRMKGVTEAAFQDREQHKEMHWALYDSALLSEASSDWPLAARKWRESVNETLRQTEDCRVHCQMSPQSLPEDRGVDGVDGVFEKAAVLSLSLLSCQQSCVTQVATRPGRISAQEDFLPTQLEHQHIAQFKADDLAGAIQTLRSLLLFYPSDTDSLGNLQFYYETLGEDKESQDKDKQPAQEIANYMNRSLQEKKLLYFGKENLGSDFIDPDLWTPEDVIPESLRESWRAEKEKLNKKVKEEEKEEEMDDSGFYAGGPVPQVGVTITMDDVAMNGTNRVVLDGVMTSKECDTLLQLATAAVSAGDGYRGRRSPHTPHEKFEGLTVLKAAKLAQDGMVNQSDARLLHELGERVRTLLDSYFRSPPGLFFSFTHLVCRTAITGDQEGRLDLSHPVHVDXCLLEPETGHCWREAPAFTHRDLSAVLYLNDNFDGGDLFFTXRDAKTVKARVRPGCGRLVGFXSGPVNPHGVTAVTAGRRCXLALWFTKEKLHRDVEREEAEALWAADGQGVAKGYGGGGGKGTSGRSGRSQTPKEKSRGRGRVTGGKDEL from the exons ATGGCGCTGGACGCAAACCATTTCGCTGTATACGTGGCGATGCAAAGCATTATATTGTCATTCTCTACCCTAATCTTGACCGCATCTGGCAGTAGTTTTACATCTTCCATGGGACCGCTACTGCCGTATGATTTGTTATATTACTCGGGAGTGCGTGCGTATTTTCAAGAAGATTGGGACAAGGCTGCAGAGTTGCTCGAGAAGTCCATCGCTAACAAGGAGTCGATGCGACGTCTTCGCAGGAAATGTCATGAGGACTGTTTCGATGCTGGGACAGATATGCTTGCTAAATTGG ACTCAGAAGGTGGCAGTCTGTGGGACCTCCAGGCTCTGGAATGGGTGCAACAGAGAGCAGAGTGCTTGAGGTTTTGCGTGGGACGGTCGGTGAGCCCTGCTGGATTGCTCCCTGTCTCCATTGACATAGACTACGAGTTCAGCACGCGCAACCCCTACAACTTCTTGCAAGTCATCTATTACAAA TTAGAGAAGCTGCAGAAGGCAGCCAGTGCGGCACACACATTCTTCGTGGCCAACCCGAGCCATTTGGAGATGAGGAACAACATTGAGAAGTATAGGAGGATGAAGGGAGTGACCGAGGCCGCCTTTCAGGACCGGGAACAGCACAAGGAGATGCATTGG GCTCTGTATGATTCAGCGCTGCTCTCCGAGGCCTCTTCTGATTGGCCGCTGGCAGCCAGGAAGTGGCGGGAAAGTGTCAACGAAACCCTGAGGCAGACAGAGGATTGCAGGGTCCATTGTCAGATGTCCCCTCAGAGCCTGCCGGAGGACAGAGGAGTAGACGGAGTAGACGGGGTGTTCGAGAAGGCCGCag ttctctctctgtcgctgctCTCCTGTCAGCAGTCGTGCGTGACGCAGGTGGCCACACGACCAGGGAGAATTTCTGCTCAGGAAGACTTCCTGCCCACACAACTAGAGCATCAGCACATCGCACAGTTCAAAG CTGATGATCTGGCTGGCGCCATACAGACTCTTcgttctcttctcctcttctaccCCTCTGACACCGATTCCCTGGGTAACCTGCAGTTCTACTATGAAACACTTGGGGAAGACAAAGAGTCACAAGACAAGGACAAACAGCCTGCCCAG GAGATAGCGAACTACATGAATCGCTCATTGCAGGAGAAGAAGCTCCTCTATTTTGGAAAGGAGAACCTTGGTTCTGATTTCATAGATCCG GATCTGTGGACGCCGGAGGACGTGATACCGGAGTCCCTGAGGGAGTCCTGGCG AGCCGAGAAAGAAAAGCTGAACAAGAAAGtaaaagaggaagaaaaggaggaagagatggatgaCAGTGGATTTTATGCAG GTGGGCCTGTACCCCAGGTTGGAGTCACAATCACGATGGACGACGTGGCTATGAACGGCACCAACCGCGTGGTACTAGATGGCGTCATGACCAGCAAGGAGTGTGACACACTGCTGCAGCTGGCCACG GCTGCGGTGTCTGCAGGGGATGGTTACCGGGGGCGACGgtctccacacacaccccatgagAAGTTTGAGGGGCTCACGGTGCTCAAGGCTGCGAAG TTGGCCCAGGATGGCATGGTGAACCAGTCTGATGCCAGACTGCTACATGagctgggtgagagggtgaggactCTGCTGGATTCCTACTTCAGGAGCCCGCCTGgactcttcttctccttcacaCACCTGGTCTGTCGTACTGCGATCACAG GAGATCAGGAGGGCCGGCTGGACCTGTCTCACCCTGTGCACGTCG ACTGTCTGCTGGAGCCGGAGACGGGGCACTGCTGGAGGGAGGCCCCGGCCTTTACTCACAGAGACCTCAG TGCTGTCCTGTACCTGAATGACAACTTTGATGGCGGAGACCTCTTCTTCA ACCGGGATGCCAAGACAGTGAAG GCCCGGGTGCGGCCCGGCTGTGGTCGGCTAGTGGGCT TCTCCGGCCCGGTGAATCCCCACGGAGTGACGGCGGTGACCGCTGGGAGGAGAT GCCTGGCCCTCTGGTTCACCAAGGAGAAGCTCCATAGAGAtgtg gagcgggaggaggcggaggcccTGTGGGCCGCAGACGGACAGGGTGTGGCGAAAGGCtacggaggagggggaggcaaa GGAACCTCAGGCCGTAGTGGGCGGAGCCAGACACCCAAGGAGAAGAgtagggggaggggccgggTGACGGGGGGCAAGGACGAGctctga